The following proteins are encoded in a genomic region of Streptomyces collinus Tu 365:
- a CDS encoding ROK family transcriptional regulator: MPARDAAAPPDQPWSRRRLRSANERLLLDRLRDLGAASRAQLARETGLSKPTVSSALAALETAGLVREVGTRAPERGRTAVLYAPDPAAGYALGVDIGRGWLRVAVVDLDGTVVARADVRNRARASAAMAELVVATARQVIGNSGVDPAEVVHGVVGTPGVYDEERRRVRFAMHLPGWGRAGLFDRMREELGVPLEVHNDANLAALGEYTYGVGAGSRLFAYILIGTGLGMGVVGEGRLFTGAHGLAGEIGFLPWPGRSKPERLEDAVSGEAVVEAARRFGMDGQLTAKAVFDAARRGDRAAVRAVELEGERIAHTVAAAAAVLDPDLVVLGGGVGHSVDLLLGPVREHLRALTPLRPRLAPSRLGEDAVLLGAVATALGTARDLVFERRAGEG; this comes from the coding sequence ATGCCCGCCCGAGACGCCGCAGCCCCGCCGGACCAGCCCTGGAGCCGCCGCCGACTGCGCAGCGCCAACGAGCGGCTGCTGCTGGACCGGCTGCGCGACCTGGGCGCCGCCTCACGCGCCCAGCTCGCCCGTGAGACCGGCCTGTCCAAGCCGACGGTGTCCAGCGCGCTGGCCGCGCTGGAGACGGCGGGGCTGGTCCGCGAGGTCGGCACCCGGGCACCCGAACGGGGCCGCACCGCGGTGCTGTACGCCCCCGACCCGGCCGCCGGGTACGCGCTCGGGGTGGACATCGGCCGCGGCTGGCTGCGGGTGGCGGTGGTCGACCTGGACGGCACGGTGGTCGCGCGCGCCGACGTGCGCAACCGGGCGCGCGCCTCCGCGGCGATGGCCGAGCTGGTGGTGGCGACCGCCCGCCAGGTGATCGGCAACTCGGGCGTGGACCCGGCGGAGGTGGTGCACGGGGTGGTGGGCACGCCCGGCGTGTACGACGAGGAGCGGCGCCGGGTGCGGTTCGCGATGCATCTGCCGGGCTGGGGCCGCGCGGGCCTGTTCGACCGGATGCGCGAGGAACTGGGCGTCCCGCTGGAGGTGCACAACGACGCCAACCTGGCGGCGCTCGGCGAGTACACGTACGGCGTCGGCGCCGGCAGCCGGCTCTTCGCGTACATCCTCATCGGCACCGGCCTCGGCATGGGGGTGGTCGGCGAGGGCCGGCTGTTCACGGGGGCGCACGGACTGGCCGGGGAGATAGGTTTCCTGCCCTGGCCGGGCCGGAGCAAGCCGGAGCGGCTGGAGGACGCGGTGTCCGGGGAGGCCGTGGTGGAGGCCGCCCGGCGGTTCGGGATGGACGGGCAGCTCACGGCGAAGGCCGTGTTCGACGCGGCCCGGCGCGGCGACCGGGCCGCGGTGCGGGCGGTGGAACTGGAGGGCGAGCGGATCGCGCACACCGTGGCGGCCGCGGCCGCGGTGCTCGACCCGGACCTCGTGGTGCTGGGCGGCGGGGTGGGGCACAGCGTGGACCTGCTGCTCGGACCGGTCCGCGAGCACCTGCGCGCCCTGACCCCGCTGCGGCCGCGGCTCGCGCCCAGCCGGCTCGGCGAGGACGCGGTGCTGCTGGGCGCGGTGGCGACGGCGCTGGGCACGGCGCGTGACCTGGTGTTCGAGCGCCGGGCGGGCGAGGGCTGA
- a CDS encoding glycoside hydrolase family 2 protein — protein MFPRPAPGRRLAMGAVLLSLLGTLATGAWAGPRDQRPAPHEHRHAPSVTHVPATAGSATPLSGYAIRSTADVTDSAAAVSSPGYRADGWYPAGSRSTVLAALLADGVYPDPFHSTDQQKIPRDDFQVPWWYRSDFTVEDTGPRTRLDFSGVVSAADVYVNGHQVAGAADVTGAYTRHELDITSLVRSGTNTVAFRVRPNDPNKHLTMGWLDWLQPPPDRNMGLVRDVLVRRDGPVVLRDAHVVGELAVPALDTADLTVRARARNDSGTPVTAEVTGSVAGTRLTRSVPLAAHETKTVTFSPADVPGLHLTAPKVWWPAGMGGQPLYDLDLAVSVSGAVSDTAHERFGIRDVRAPLNADGARQYRINGRRLLIKGGGWSPDEFLRWDAGYVEDRLRYALDLGLNTIRLEGHIEPDEFFDLADRLGVLTLPGWECCDKWEGQVNGGSESGEKWTESDYPVAKASMAAEAARLRRHPSVISFLIGSDAAPDARIEKDYLDALGAADWPVPVVPAASDRSSPQLGRSGMKMTGPYEWVPPDYWYAKREGGATGFNSETSAGPDIPTLDTLRRMMTPAELDTLWKDPAARQYHRSPSTVFGTLKIYDAALTGRYGAPAGLTDYVRKAQLAQYENVRAQYEAYGRNATDASKPATGVIYWMFNSGWTSLHWQLVDRYLDQGGAYFGAKKANEPLHIQYSYDDRSVVVVNNRHGSTGPLTARATLFDPDGTQRYDRTVTGMTVDGDGAHGTALTLPSSVSGLPPTYLLRLTLTDADGREVSRNVYWLSTRADKLDWAHTDWYYTPVTGYADLRGLTSMARVPVSAAASTVTSGDTSTTTVTVRTTGDGRTPSLLTDVHLVDAQGRPVLPVRWSDNEVSLWPGETATLTATYRTADLHGSAPRVRVSGWNTPERTVPAA, from the coding sequence GTGTTCCCTCGCCCCGCCCCCGGACGCCGGCTCGCCATGGGCGCCGTGCTCCTGAGCCTGCTCGGCACGCTCGCCACCGGCGCCTGGGCCGGACCCCGGGACCAGCGGCCGGCGCCGCACGAACACCGGCACGCGCCCAGTGTCACCCATGTCCCGGCCACCGCCGGGTCCGCCACTCCGCTGTCCGGATACGCGATCCGGTCCACCGCGGACGTGACCGACTCCGCGGCGGCCGTCTCCTCCCCCGGCTACCGGGCGGACGGCTGGTACCCGGCGGGCTCCCGCTCCACCGTGCTGGCCGCGCTGCTCGCCGACGGCGTCTATCCCGACCCGTTCCACTCCACCGACCAGCAGAAGATCCCCCGGGACGACTTCCAGGTGCCGTGGTGGTACCGCTCCGACTTCACCGTCGAGGACACCGGGCCGCGCACCCGTCTCGACTTCAGCGGTGTCGTCTCGGCCGCCGACGTCTACGTCAACGGCCACCAGGTGGCCGGGGCCGCGGACGTGACCGGCGCCTACACCCGCCACGAGCTGGACATCACCTCCCTGGTGCGGTCGGGCACCAACACGGTGGCCTTCCGGGTCCGGCCCAACGACCCGAACAAGCACCTCACGATGGGCTGGCTCGACTGGCTCCAGCCGCCGCCCGACCGGAACATGGGCCTCGTACGCGACGTCCTGGTCCGCCGGGACGGCCCGGTCGTGCTGCGCGACGCGCACGTGGTCGGCGAACTGGCCGTGCCCGCGCTGGACACCGCCGACCTGACCGTCAGGGCGCGGGCCCGCAACGACTCCGGCACCCCGGTCACCGCCGAGGTCACCGGCAGCGTCGCCGGGACGCGCCTGACCAGGAGCGTGCCGCTCGCCGCGCACGAGACGAAGACCGTCACCTTCTCCCCCGCCGACGTCCCCGGGCTGCACCTCACCGCCCCGAAGGTGTGGTGGCCGGCGGGCATGGGCGGGCAGCCGCTGTACGACCTCGACCTCGCCGTCTCGGTGTCCGGCGCCGTCTCCGACACGGCCCACGAGCGCTTCGGCATCCGCGACGTGCGGGCGCCCCTGAACGCCGACGGCGCCCGCCAGTACCGGATCAACGGCCGCAGGCTGCTGATCAAGGGCGGCGGCTGGTCGCCCGACGAGTTCCTGCGCTGGGACGCCGGCTACGTGGAGGACCGGCTGCGCTACGCCCTCGACCTCGGCCTGAACACCATCCGCCTGGAGGGGCACATCGAGCCGGACGAGTTCTTCGACCTCGCCGACCGTCTCGGTGTGCTCACGCTGCCGGGCTGGGAGTGCTGCGACAAGTGGGAGGGCCAGGTCAACGGGGGCAGCGAGTCCGGCGAGAAGTGGACCGAGAGCGACTACCCGGTCGCCAAGGCGTCCATGGCCGCCGAGGCCGCCCGGCTGCGCCGCCACCCCAGCGTGATCTCCTTCCTGATCGGCAGTGACGCCGCGCCCGACGCGAGGATCGAGAAGGACTACCTGGACGCCCTCGGGGCCGCCGACTGGCCCGTCCCGGTGGTGCCCGCCGCCTCCGACAGATCCTCGCCCCAGCTGGGCCGTTCGGGCATGAAGATGACCGGGCCCTACGAGTGGGTCCCGCCGGACTACTGGTACGCCAAGCGCGAGGGCGGCGCCACCGGCTTCAACTCCGAGACCAGCGCGGGCCCCGACATCCCGACCCTGGACACCCTGCGCCGGATGATGACGCCCGCCGAACTCGACACGCTGTGGAAGGACCCCGCCGCCCGGCAGTACCACCGCTCGCCCTCCACCGTCTTCGGCACCCTCAAGATCTACGACGCCGCGCTCACAGGCCGCTACGGCGCACCGGCCGGGCTCACCGACTACGTGCGCAAGGCACAGCTCGCCCAGTACGAGAACGTACGGGCCCAGTACGAGGCGTACGGGCGCAACGCGACGGACGCGAGCAAGCCGGCCACCGGAGTGATCTACTGGATGTTCAACAGCGGCTGGACGTCGCTGCACTGGCAGCTAGTGGACCGGTACCTGGACCAGGGCGGCGCCTACTTCGGCGCGAAGAAGGCGAACGAGCCGCTGCACATCCAGTACTCCTACGACGACCGCTCGGTCGTCGTCGTGAACAACCGGCACGGCTCCACCGGTCCGCTCACCGCGCGGGCGACGCTGTTCGACCCCGACGGCACCCAGCGGTACGACCGGACGGTCACCGGGATGACGGTGGACGGCGACGGCGCGCACGGCACCGCGCTCACGCTGCCCTCGTCGGTGAGCGGGCTGCCGCCGACGTATCTGCTGCGCCTCACGCTGACCGACGCGGACGGCCGGGAGGTGAGCCGCAACGTGTACTGGCTCTCCACCCGGGCGGACAAGCTCGACTGGGCGCACACCGACTGGTACTACACGCCGGTGACCGGCTACGCCGATCTGCGGGGACTGACCTCGATGGCCCGGGTGCCGGTGTCGGCGGCCGCGTCGACCGTGACCTCCGGGGACACCTCGACGACCACGGTGACCGTGCGCACCACCGGTGACGGGCGGACGCCCTCGCTGCTGACGGACGTCCATCTGGTCGACGCGCAGGGCAGGCCGGTGCTACCGGTGCGCTGGTCGGACAACGAGGTCAGCCTGTGGCCGGGTGAGACGGCCACGCTGACGGCCACCTACCGGACCGCCGATCTGCACGGCTCGGCGCCACGGGTGCGGGTCTCCGGCTGGAACACGCCGGAGCGGACGGTCCCGGCGGCCTGA
- a CDS encoding GNAT family N-acetyltransferase: MDHAAVLALYDRDMREGAAPDGPGARVERAGAVVRQTAGALGWNGILWSALDERSADRVIAEQIAYFGGLGHDFEWKLHGHDRPVDLGARLTAAGFRAEPEETLLVGETAEVIRLSPDTRPPDGIRVVRATDPAGADLVVRVHEQAFGTDGTRLRHRLLARLAAAPGTVVAVVALAGDEPVGAARMELVPGTRFAGLWGGGTVESWRGRGVYRALVAHRARVAAAHGHRFLQVDASPMSRPILERLGFQALSTTTPYLYGS, translated from the coding sequence ATGGATCACGCCGCGGTACTCGCCCTCTACGACCGGGACATGCGGGAGGGCGCCGCTCCCGACGGGCCGGGAGCCCGTGTCGAACGCGCCGGCGCGGTGGTCCGGCAGACCGCCGGCGCGCTGGGCTGGAACGGCATCCTGTGGTCCGCGCTGGACGAGCGGTCGGCGGACCGGGTGATCGCGGAGCAGATCGCGTACTTCGGCGGTCTGGGCCACGACTTCGAGTGGAAGCTCCACGGCCACGACCGGCCGGTGGACCTGGGCGCCCGGCTGACCGCCGCCGGCTTCCGGGCCGAGCCCGAGGAGACTTTGCTGGTCGGCGAGACCGCCGAGGTCATCCGGCTCTCCCCGGACACCCGGCCGCCCGACGGCATCCGTGTCGTCAGGGCCACCGATCCCGCCGGTGCCGACCTCGTCGTGCGCGTGCACGAGCAGGCGTTCGGCACCGACGGTACCCGGCTGCGTCACCGGCTCCTCGCCCGGCTGGCCGCCGCCCCGGGCACGGTCGTCGCCGTCGTCGCGCTCGCCGGTGACGAGCCGGTCGGCGCCGCCCGCATGGAACTGGTGCCCGGCACCCGCTTCGCCGGTCTGTGGGGCGGCGGCACCGTCGAGTCCTGGCGCGGCCGGGGCGTCTACCGCGCCCTGGTCGCCCACCGCGCCCGGGTCGCCGCCGCCCACGGCCATCGCTTCCTCCAGGTCGACGCCTCGCCCATGAGCCGGCCGATCCTGGAACGGCTCGGATTCCAGGCGCTCAGCACCACGACCCCGTACCTGTACGGGAGTTGA
- a CDS encoding GNAT family N-acetyltransferase gives MTHPAPQDLVVTQATLADWPVISGWAAAEGWNPGLGDGPAFFAQDPDGFFLGRIDGEPVSAVSVVTYGSDYAFLGCYLVRPDLRGRGHGLTTWKTALAHAGERTVGLDGVVAQQDNYRQSGFELAYRTIRFTGVATGGAAPTGVRPAGPGDLAAVTAYDGACMPADRPRFLAEWLTRDGHRAHVRHDGGRLTGYGVIRPGHDCLRVGPLFADTADDARALFAALTADAAGREIAVDVPEPNADGVALALEAGLSASFETARMYTGPVRDHARERVFGVTTLELG, from the coding sequence ATGACCCACCCGGCCCCGCAGGACCTCGTCGTCACCCAGGCCACCCTCGCCGACTGGCCGGTGATCAGCGGGTGGGCGGCGGCGGAGGGCTGGAATCCGGGACTCGGCGACGGCCCCGCCTTCTTCGCCCAGGACCCCGACGGGTTCTTCCTGGGCCGGATCGACGGCGAACCGGTCTCGGCGGTCTCCGTCGTCACCTACGGCTCCGACTACGCCTTCCTCGGCTGCTACCTCGTCCGCCCGGACCTGCGTGGCCGCGGTCACGGCCTCACCACGTGGAAGACCGCCCTGGCCCACGCCGGTGAGCGCACCGTCGGCCTGGACGGCGTCGTCGCCCAGCAGGACAACTACCGGCAGTCCGGGTTCGAACTCGCGTACCGCACCATCAGGTTCACCGGCGTCGCCACCGGGGGCGCCGCCCCCACCGGCGTGCGTCCGGCCGGGCCGGGTGACCTCGCCGCCGTCACCGCCTACGACGGCGCCTGCATGCCCGCCGACCGCCCGCGCTTCCTCGCCGAGTGGCTGACCCGCGACGGCCACCGCGCCCACGTCCGCCACGACGGCGGCCGGCTGACCGGCTACGGCGTGATCCGGCCCGGCCACGACTGCCTGCGCGTCGGCCCGCTCTTCGCCGACACCGCGGACGACGCCCGGGCCCTGTTCGCCGCGCTCACCGCCGACGCCGCCGGCCGCGAGATCGCCGTCGACGTGCCCGAACCCAACGCCGACGGCGTGGCGCTGGCCCTGGAGGCGGGACTGTCCGCCTCGTTCGAGACCGCCCGGATGTACACCGGACCCGTCCGCGACCACGCCCGGGAACGGGTCTTCGGGGTCACCACGCTCGAACTCGGCTGA